A DNA window from Myxocyprinus asiaticus isolate MX2 ecotype Aquarium Trade chromosome 15, UBuf_Myxa_2, whole genome shotgun sequence contains the following coding sequences:
- the LOC127453510 gene encoding patched domain-containing protein 3 isoform X1 has translation MLKCITNCIERPLSLAFEMLGCVIGRYPCVFLLLALYVAAALGAGFIFLNERQANDIEDQFTPVNGPAKMERKIVEEYFPQSEEFSHLRLSSEGTFASLIITDLQGGNILTEAAFDDIIELDRHVKSIKTENTFTSLCAQINGNCMTNAVLDIINNKPNEVVSTAISYPIHNGTFLGTSIGGVELKAGSSEITSAKAIRLFYFLKEEKTKENSEWLDGFLKFFSNYTEMKVVHVSYFTSVSRQEELEANSDSVIPFFSITYCLAVNISILSCLRLDCVRTKVWVAMSGVLSAGMAVLASFGLLLFCEMPFAMTVATAPFLILGIPAGRRQKFMMKLRIA, from the exons ATGTTGAAGTGTATAACTAACTGCATTGAGAGGCCTCTGTCTCTGGCCTTTGAAATGCTTGGTTGTGTTATTGGTAGATATCCATGCGTGTTTCTTCTATTAGCTTTATATGTAGCTGCAGCTCTTGGAGCTGGTTTTATATTTCTTAATGAGAGGCAGGCAAATGATATCGAAGACCAGTTCACACCTGTAAATGGACCTGCCAAGATGGAGAGGAAGATTGTAGAGGAATATTTCCCTCAATCTGAAGAATTTTCTCACCTGCGACTTTCATCTGAAGGAACTTTTGCATCTTTGATCATTACAGACTTACAGGGAGGAAACATATTGACTGAAGCAGCTTTTGATGACATTATTGAGCTAGACAGACATGTCAAAAGTATTAAGACAGAAAACACTTTCACAAGCCTTTGTGCCCAAATAAATGGAAATTGTATGACAAATGCTGTTTTAGACATCATAAATAACAAACCAAATGAAGTAGTTTCAACAGCTATTAGTTATCCCATACATAATGGCACATTTTTAGGAACAAGTATCGGTGGTGTTGAGCTAAAGGCAGGAAGCTCAGAGATAACCAGTGcaaaagcaatcagacttttttattttttaaaagaggaGAAGACAAAGGAGAACTCTGAATGGCTAGATGGTTTTCTTAAATTCTTCTCAAACTACACAGAGATGAAAGTG GTGCATGTGTCTTACTTCACATCAGTATCAAGACAGGAGGAGTTAGAAGCCAATTCAGACTCGGTGATCCCCTTCTTCTCCATTACCTATTGCTTGGCTGTTAATATTTCAATTCTTTCTTGTCTGAG GTTAGACTGTGTAAGAACCAAGGTGTGGGTTGCCATGTCTGGTGTACTCTCTGCTGGTATGGCTGTTCTTGCCAGTTTTGGATTGCTGCTCTTCTGTGAAATGCCTTTTGCCATGACAGTGGCCACAGCCCCCTTTCTCATTCTTG GTATTCCTGCTGGCAGAAGACAAAAGTTTATGATGAAGTTGAGGATCGCTTAG
- the LOC127453510 gene encoding patched domain-containing protein 3 isoform X2, producing MLKCITNCIERPLSLAFEMLGCVIGRYPCVFLLLALYVAAALGAGFIFLNERQANDIEDQFTPVNGPAKMERKIVEEYFPQSEEFSHLRLSSEGTFASLIITDLQGGNILTEAAFDDIIELDRHVKSIKTENTFTSLCAQINGNCMTNAVLDIINNKPNEVVSTAISYPIHNGTFLGTSIGGVELKAGSSEITSAKAIRLFYFLKEEKTKENSEWLDGFLKFFSNYTEMKVVHVSYFTSVSRQEELEANSDSVRLCKNQGVGCHVWCTLCWYGCSCQFWIAALL from the exons ATGTTGAAGTGTATAACTAACTGCATTGAGAGGCCTCTGTCTCTGGCCTTTGAAATGCTTGGTTGTGTTATTGGTAGATATCCATGCGTGTTTCTTCTATTAGCTTTATATGTAGCTGCAGCTCTTGGAGCTGGTTTTATATTTCTTAATGAGAGGCAGGCAAATGATATCGAAGACCAGTTCACACCTGTAAATGGACCTGCCAAGATGGAGAGGAAGATTGTAGAGGAATATTTCCCTCAATCTGAAGAATTTTCTCACCTGCGACTTTCATCTGAAGGAACTTTTGCATCTTTGATCATTACAGACTTACAGGGAGGAAACATATTGACTGAAGCAGCTTTTGATGACATTATTGAGCTAGACAGACATGTCAAAAGTATTAAGACAGAAAACACTTTCACAAGCCTTTGTGCCCAAATAAATGGAAATTGTATGACAAATGCTGTTTTAGACATCATAAATAACAAACCAAATGAAGTAGTTTCAACAGCTATTAGTTATCCCATACATAATGGCACATTTTTAGGAACAAGTATCGGTGGTGTTGAGCTAAAGGCAGGAAGCTCAGAGATAACCAGTGcaaaagcaatcagacttttttattttttaaaagaggaGAAGACAAAGGAGAACTCTGAATGGCTAGATGGTTTTCTTAAATTCTTCTCAAACTACACAGAGATGAAAGTG GTGCATGTGTCTTACTTCACATCAGTATCAAGACAGGAGGAGTTAGAAGCCAATTCAGACTCG GTTAGACTGTGTAAGAACCAAGGTGTGGGTTGCCATGTCTGGTGTACTCTCTGCTGGTATGGCTGTTCTTGCCAGTTTTGGATTGCTGCTCTTCTGTGA